One window of the Methylocystis parvus OBBP genome contains the following:
- a CDS encoding DUF2628 domain-containing protein, with protein MAVFTVHLPPAGVSEPEKIRFLREGFSFPAFAFGPFWLLWKRAWLAAVGWTLLLVVIGVGGYVFKMNKDAMSFLGMASALILGFEGDRLLAWSLQRRGYAEGDVVIADNEDEAEEVYFGRLRAASLKTLPAESGA; from the coding sequence ATGGCCGTCTTCACAGTTCACCTGCCGCCCGCCGGCGTCTCCGAGCCGGAGAAGATTCGATTTCTGCGCGAGGGCTTTTCCTTTCCCGCTTTCGCCTTCGGCCCTTTCTGGCTGTTGTGGAAGCGCGCCTGGCTCGCGGCTGTCGGCTGGACGCTGCTGCTCGTCGTCATCGGCGTGGGGGGCTATGTCTTCAAGATGAACAAGGACGCCATGTCCTTTCTGGGCATGGCCAGCGCCCTCATCCTCGGCTTCGAGGGCGACCGGCTTCTCGCATGGTCCTTGCAGAGGCGAGGCTATGCCGAGGGCGACGTGGTGATCGCCGACAATGAGGACGAAGCGGAGGAGGTCTATTTCGGCCGCTTGCGCGC